A genome region from Geminicoccus roseus DSM 18922 includes the following:
- a CDS encoding calcium-binding protein, translated as MALINGTQGNDQNPAITGTALTDEIHGLGGDDSVLAGAGNDFVFGEDGNDLLNGELGDDVIFGGIGDDTVFGANGNDVLEGQAGNDNLFGNFGNDTLRGGDGLDRLYGQEANDVLIGGAGDDRFYGGTGSDIIAGGDGNDLAWGDRMQVNVESTSGAADRIFTGNGNDEISGEFGDDNIDGGNGDDIIWGGSPTNSVNTGNDVGTGGNGNDTINAGDGDDRFFGAVGDDILNGEAGNDGLFGGLGNDTVDGGEGNDELDGKQGDDTLLGGLGDDRMTGGDGNDILDGGDGIDTLIGQGGNDTMTGGAGADSFVILRAEGEADTITDFEVGSDLIALRGVGNTAENAIANATVVEGNTVLNLGLNHTVTLTGVTGVDTTWFG; from the coding sequence ATGGCGCTCATCAACGGCACCCAAGGCAACGATCAGAATCCGGCCATCACCGGCACGGCCCTCACCGACGAAATCCATGGCCTGGGCGGCGATGACTCTGTTCTCGCTGGCGCCGGCAACGACTTCGTCTTTGGCGAGGACGGCAACGATCTTCTCAATGGCGAACTCGGTGACGATGTCATCTTCGGTGGCATCGGTGACGACACGGTCTTTGGCGCGAACGGCAACGACGTGCTGGAAGGCCAGGCCGGCAACGACAATCTGTTCGGCAATTTCGGCAACGACACGCTTCGTGGCGGCGACGGCCTGGACCGGCTGTATGGCCAGGAGGCCAACGACGTCCTGATCGGCGGTGCCGGCGATGACCGCTTCTATGGTGGCACCGGCAGCGACATCATCGCCGGCGGCGACGGCAACGACCTCGCCTGGGGCGACCGGATGCAGGTGAACGTCGAATCGACCTCCGGCGCTGCCGACCGGATCTTCACCGGCAACGGCAACGACGAGATCTCCGGCGAGTTCGGCGACGACAACATCGACGGCGGCAACGGCGACGACATCATCTGGGGCGGCAGCCCCACCAACTCCGTCAACACCGGCAACGATGTCGGCACCGGCGGCAACGGCAACGACACGATCAACGCCGGCGACGGCGACGACCGCTTCTTCGGTGCGGTCGGCGACGACATCCTCAACGGCGAGGCCGGCAATGACGGCCTGTTCGGCGGGCTCGGCAACGACACCGTCGATGGCGGCGAAGGCAACGACGAGCTGGACGGCAAGCAGGGCGACGACACCCTGCTGGGCGGGCTCGGCGACGACCGGATGACCGGCGGCGACGGCAATGACATCCTGGACGGCGGCGACGGCATCGACACGCTGATCGGCCAGGGCGGCAACGACACTATGACCGGTGGCGCTGGCGCCGACAGCTTCGTGATCCTGCGCGCCGAGGGCGAGGCCGACACCATCACCGACTTCGAGGTGGGATCCGACCTGATCGCGCTGCGCGGTGTCGGCAACACCGCGGAGAACGCCATCGCCAACGCGACCGTGGTCGAGGGCAACACCGTGCTCAACCTCGGCCTCAACCACACCGTGACACTCACCGGCGTCACCGGCGTCGACACCACCTGGTTCGGCTGA
- the gyrB gene encoding DNA topoisomerase (ATP-hydrolyzing) subunit B yields the protein MSDTPIIPAIYDASSIKVLEGLEAVRKRPGMYIGDTDDGSGLHHMVFEVVDNAIDEVLAGHATKVEVILNADGSCTVIDDGRGIPVDLHAEMGVSAAEVIMTVLHAGGKFDKNSYKVSGGLHGVGVSVVNALSDRLDLTVWRDGYEHFIRFVEGGRAEAPLEVVGPSEGRRGTQVTFYPSPSVFTGVEFSFEQLAHRLRELAFLNSGVEILMRDLRGEEPREERLFYEGGLAAFTTWLDRSRTPVVKPPITVGGERDGIAVEVAMQWNDGYHEVCLCFTNNIPQRDGGTHLQGFRQALTRVLNKYAEDSGTLKREKVALSGDDMREGMTAVLSVKVPDPKFSSQTKDKLISSEVTPIVQNLVGDALSRWLEEHPAEAKIIMGKVVEAATAREAARRARELTRRKGALDIANLPGKLADCQERDPSKSELFLVEGDSAGGSAKQGRDRQFQAILPLRGKILNVERARVDKILGSQEIGTLITALGTGIRDDFDIAKLRYHRIVIMTDADVDGSHIRTLLLTFFYRHLPALIEAGHLYIAQPPLYRIKRGSKELYLKDDAALEDHLLATVRGEVQIQGADERQLDEAETGRVFDLARQASQAIRSLARRHPPELVEALASTRLVGAEGQPGLEQGQALAHHLVVAGSGHWQATLDVDGILIMHRTRGERRERWRIETAFLRSHEARRVAQLMDELVSIWGEHPTLVHDEQVQPISGPLFLMERVATLGRKGMQIQRYKGLGEMNPEQLWETTLDPTKRSMVQVRIDHADEADEVFTTLMGDVVDPRREFIQSNALRVVNLDI from the coding sequence ATGTCTGACACGCCCATCATCCCCGCGATTTACGACGCCAGCTCGATCAAGGTGCTGGAGGGCCTGGAGGCCGTGCGCAAGCGGCCGGGCATGTATATCGGCGACACCGACGACGGCTCCGGCCTGCACCACATGGTGTTCGAGGTGGTCGACAACGCCATCGACGAGGTGCTGGCCGGTCATGCCACCAAGGTCGAGGTGATCCTCAACGCCGACGGCTCCTGCACGGTGATCGACGATGGTCGCGGCATTCCGGTCGACCTGCACGCCGAGATGGGCGTGTCGGCAGCCGAGGTGATCATGACCGTGCTCCACGCCGGCGGGAAGTTCGACAAGAACTCCTACAAGGTCTCGGGCGGCCTGCATGGGGTTGGCGTCTCGGTGGTGAACGCCTTGTCCGACCGGCTCGACCTGACCGTCTGGCGCGACGGCTACGAGCATTTCATCCGCTTTGTGGAAGGTGGCCGCGCGGAGGCGCCCCTCGAGGTGGTCGGCCCCTCCGAGGGCCGCCGCGGCACCCAGGTGACCTTCTACCCCTCGCCTTCGGTGTTCACCGGGGTGGAGTTCTCGTTCGAGCAGCTTGCCCACCGCCTGCGTGAGCTGGCCTTCCTGAATTCCGGGGTCGAGATCCTGATGCGCGACCTGCGGGGCGAGGAGCCGCGCGAGGAGCGTCTGTTCTACGAAGGCGGCCTGGCGGCCTTCACGACCTGGCTGGACCGTTCGCGCACGCCTGTGGTCAAGCCGCCGATCACCGTGGGCGGCGAGCGCGACGGCATCGCGGTCGAGGTCGCGATGCAGTGGAACGACGGCTACCACGAGGTCTGCCTTTGCTTCACCAACAACATCCCCCAGCGTGACGGCGGCACCCATCTGCAGGGCTTCCGCCAGGCGTTGACCCGCGTGCTCAACAAGTACGCGGAAGACAGCGGCACCCTGAAGCGCGAGAAGGTGGCGCTGTCTGGGGATGACATGCGCGAGGGCATGACCGCGGTGCTCTCGGTCAAGGTGCCGGATCCGAAGTTCTCCTCGCAGACCAAGGACAAGCTGATCTCTTCGGAGGTCACCCCGATCGTGCAGAACCTGGTCGGTGATGCGCTGTCGCGCTGGCTGGAGGAGCATCCCGCCGAGGCCAAGATCATCATGGGCAAGGTGGTGGAAGCCGCCACCGCGCGCGAGGCGGCCAGGCGGGCCCGGGAACTGACCCGGCGCAAGGGTGCGCTCGACATCGCCAACCTGCCGGGCAAGCTGGCCGACTGCCAGGAGCGCGATCCGTCCAAATCCGAGCTGTTCCTGGTCGAGGGCGACAGCGCCGGCGGCTCGGCCAAGCAGGGTCGCGACCGCCAGTTCCAGGCGATCCTGCCGCTGCGCGGCAAGATTCTGAACGTCGAGCGGGCGCGGGTCGACAAGATCCTGGGGAGCCAGGAGATCGGCACGCTGATCACGGCGCTTGGCACCGGCATTCGCGACGACTTCGACATCGCCAAGCTGCGCTACCACCGCATCGTCATCATGACCGACGCGGACGTGGACGGCTCGCACATCCGCACCCTGCTGCTCACCTTCTTCTACCGGCACCTGCCGGCGTTGATCGAGGCCGGGCATCTCTACATCGCGCAGCCGCCGCTCTACCGGATCAAGCGCGGCAGCAAGGAACTCTACCTCAAGGACGACGCGGCGCTGGAGGATCACCTGCTGGCCACCGTGCGCGGCGAGGTGCAGATCCAGGGTGCCGATGAGCGACAGCTCGATGAGGCGGAAACCGGCCGCGTGTTCGATCTCGCCCGCCAGGCATCCCAGGCGATCCGCAGCCTGGCGCGGCGCCATCCCCCGGAACTGGTGGAGGCGCTCGCCTCGACCCGGCTGGTTGGCGCCGAGGGCCAGCCGGGCCTGGAGCAGGGGCAGGCGCTCGCCCATCACCTGGTGGTGGCCGGCAGCGGCCACTGGCAGGCCACCCTGGATGTCGACGGCATCCTGATCATGCACCGCACCCGTGGCGAGCGGCGCGAGCGCTGGCGGATCGAGACCGCCTTCCTTCGCTCCCACGAGGCGCGCCGGGTCGCCCAGCTCATGGACGAGCTTGTGTCGATCTGGGGCGAACATCCGACGCTGGTTCATGACGAGCAGGTCCAGCCGATCAGCGGTCCTCTGTTCCTGATGGAGCGGGTCGCCACGCTCGGTCGCAAGGGCATGCAGATCCAGCGCTACAAGGGGCTGGGCGAGATGAACCCGGAGCAGCTCTGGGAGACCACGCTGGACCCGACCAAGCGCTCGATGGTGCAGGTTCGGATCGACCATGCCGACGAGGCCGACGAGGTGTTCACCACCCTGATGGGCGACGTGGTCGATCCACGCCGCGAGTTCATCCAGAGCAATGCGTTGCGGGTCGTGAACCTGGACATCTGA
- a CDS encoding calcium-binding protein: MAIINGTEGRDNLYGTSGDDVIRGFGELDRIFSRLGDDFVIGGDGADRIYGGGGSDILWGGEGNDIIFTDREEVLVVPTEGAADRVYAGNGDDQVYGEYGDDYIDGGAGNDIIHGGFTGDDIITGGDGDDEIFGYRGTDLIFGAAGNDYINGDGDPWTTDGDNRLYGGIGDDVIEAAEGNDLLDGGSGNDKLSSGAGNDILTGGNGDDVLDGGEGDDELNGQFGNDIMTGGDGADTFVILRVDGESDTITDFQAGIDKLDLRGAGNTADAAIASAQVVDGSTVLTLGESHLLTLTGATGVDASWFV; encoded by the coding sequence ATGGCGATCATCAACGGTACCGAGGGCAGAGACAATCTCTACGGCACCTCCGGTGACGACGTCATCCGCGGCTTCGGAGAACTGGACCGGATCTTCTCGCGGCTGGGCGATGACTTCGTGATCGGTGGCGATGGTGCCGACCGGATCTACGGCGGCGGCGGCTCCGACATCCTCTGGGGCGGCGAAGGCAACGACATCATCTTCACCGATCGGGAAGAGGTGCTGGTGGTGCCGACCGAAGGTGCTGCCGACCGGGTCTACGCGGGCAACGGCGACGACCAGGTCTATGGCGAGTATGGCGACGACTATATCGATGGCGGAGCCGGCAACGACATCATCCATGGCGGCTTCACCGGCGATGACATCATCACCGGCGGTGACGGCGACGACGAGATCTTCGGCTACCGGGGCACCGACCTGATCTTCGGCGCGGCCGGAAACGACTACATCAACGGCGATGGCGATCCCTGGACCACCGATGGCGACAACCGCCTCTATGGCGGCATCGGCGACGACGTGATCGAGGCAGCCGAGGGCAACGACCTGCTGGATGGCGGGTCGGGCAACGACAAGCTCTCCAGCGGAGCCGGCAACGACATCCTCACCGGCGGCAACGGCGACGACGTGCTCGACGGTGGCGAAGGCGACGACGAGCTGAACGGCCAGTTCGGCAACGACATCATGACCGGCGGCGACGGTGCCGACACCTTCGTGATCCTGCGGGTGGACGGCGAATCCGACACGATCACCGACTTCCAGGCAGGCATCGACAAGCTCGACCTGCGCGGGGCCGGCAACACCGCCGATGCGGCGATCGCAAGCGCCCAGGTTGTAGACGGCTCTACCGTTCTGACGCTCGGGGAAAGCCACCTGTTGACGCTGACCGGAGCCACCGGGGTGGATGCCAGCTGGTTCGTTTGA
- a CDS encoding calcium-binding protein, with the protein MALINGTPGNDELLGTPGNDQIHGLGGNDVIYGQAGDDFLYGEDGDDILDGREGADVLFGGVGNDTLYGGSGAFADVLEGQAGDDVLYGGSGNDILRGGDGRDRMFGENGNDVLIGGNGDDKIFGGLGDDVISGGAGNDFIHGDRHRPDIMFKTGGADRIIGGDGDDQIFGEYGDDTIDGGNGNDLIYGGDALGMTDTGNDTITGGNGDDVVHGGDGNDLMFGAVGDDKLYGEDGDDGLYGGLGNDVIDGGSGNDILDGKSGDDILMGGAGDDMITGGDGDDVIDGGAGNDLINGQFGNDTMTGGAGADTFIILRHQGDRDVIADFEIGSDRIDLRGGGNTIDNAIANARVVGADTVLDLGLNHTVMLTGVTGVDTTWFV; encoded by the coding sequence ATGGCCCTGATCAATGGGACACCCGGCAACGACGAGCTATTGGGTACGCCTGGAAACGACCAGATCCATGGCCTCGGCGGCAACGACGTCATCTATGGTCAGGCTGGCGATGACTTCTTGTATGGGGAGGATGGCGACGACATTCTAGATGGCCGCGAAGGAGCCGATGTGCTGTTCGGCGGCGTCGGCAACGATACGTTGTATGGTGGCAGCGGCGCGTTCGCCGACGTGCTGGAAGGCCAGGCCGGGGACGACGTGCTCTATGGCGGCAGCGGCAACGACATCTTGCGCGGCGGCGATGGCCGCGACCGGATGTTTGGCGAGAACGGCAACGACGTCCTGATCGGCGGCAATGGCGACGACAAGATCTTTGGCGGCCTGGGCGACGACGTCATTTCCGGCGGTGCTGGCAACGACTTCATCCATGGCGACCGCCATCGGCCCGACATCATGTTCAAGACCGGCGGCGCCGATCGGATCATTGGGGGCGACGGCGATGACCAGATTTTCGGCGAGTACGGCGACGACACCATCGACGGGGGCAACGGCAACGACCTGATCTATGGCGGCGATGCCCTGGGCATGACCGACACCGGCAACGACACGATCACCGGCGGCAATGGCGACGATGTGGTCCATGGCGGCGACGGCAACGACCTGATGTTCGGTGCGGTGGGTGACGACAAGCTCTATGGCGAGGACGGCGACGACGGCCTGTATGGTGGCCTCGGCAACGACGTCATCGACGGTGGCAGCGGCAACGACATCCTGGACGGCAAGAGCGGCGACGACATCCTCATGGGTGGCGCCGGGGACGACATGATCACCGGCGGCGACGGCGACGACGTGATCGACGGTGGCGCTGGCAACGACCTCATCAACGGCCAGTTCGGCAACGACACCATGACCGGCGGCGCCGGCGCCGATACCTTCATCATCCTGCGCCATCAGGGCGACCGGGATGTGATTGCCGACTTCGAGATCGGCAGCGACCGGATCGACCTGCGCGGCGGCGGCAACACCATCGACAACGCGATCGCGAACGCCAGGGTGGTTGGCGCGGATACCGTTCTCGATCTTGGCCTCAACCACACCGTGATGCTCACCGGGGTCACCGGCGTGGACACGACCTGGTTCGTCTGA
- the dnaN gene encoding DNA polymerase III subunit beta: protein MKLTIERAPLLKSLGYVQSVVERRTTIPILSNVRLEAQGDELLLTATDMDLTLVSREAAEIAEPGTTTVAAHTLYEIVRRLAEGAVIELEQPNGSTDMHLRSGRSSFVLPALAADEFPAMNEEDLGVSFELSAATLRKLFDKTRFAMSSEETRYYLNGVHLHATRGEGAAATLRAVATDGHRLARVETPLPEGAKGIPPVIVPKKTVGEVRRLLDALDQDAEVGIALSPSRIRFQIGTTVLVSRLIDGTFPDYERVIPQANDKVALVDAKAFAVAIDRVATVATDKVRAVKLGFGDGRVVASAVSAEAGRAQDEVDCELSGGEIEIGFNARYVMDITQQVQGDTIRLEMASAASPTLIRDPEDVATIYVLMPMRV, encoded by the coding sequence ATGAAGCTGACCATCGAGCGCGCGCCCCTGCTCAAGTCGCTTGGCTATGTCCAGAGCGTTGTCGAGCGGCGTACGACGATCCCGATCCTGTCCAACGTGCGGCTGGAGGCGCAAGGCGATGAGCTGCTGCTCACCGCCACGGACATGGACCTGACCCTGGTCTCGCGGGAGGCCGCCGAGATTGCCGAGCCCGGCACCACCACGGTGGCGGCGCATACTCTCTACGAGATCGTCCGCCGCCTGGCGGAAGGTGCCGTGATCGAGCTGGAGCAGCCGAACGGCAGCACCGACATGCATCTGCGCTCGGGACGCTCGTCCTTCGTGCTGCCGGCCCTCGCCGCCGACGAGTTCCCGGCGATGAACGAGGAGGACCTGGGCGTCTCCTTCGAGCTGTCCGCGGCAACCTTGCGCAAGCTGTTCGACAAGACCCGTTTCGCGATGTCGAGCGAGGAGACCCGCTACTACCTGAACGGGGTGCATCTCCACGCCACCCGCGGCGAGGGCGCTGCCGCCACGCTGCGCGCGGTCGCCACGGACGGACATCGGCTGGCCCGGGTCGAGACCCCGCTGCCCGAGGGCGCCAAGGGCATCCCGCCGGTGATTGTCCCGAAGAAGACGGTCGGCGAGGTCCGCCGGCTGCTGGACGCCCTGGACCAGGACGCCGAGGTCGGCATCGCCCTTTCGCCCTCGCGGATCCGTTTCCAGATCGGCACCACCGTGCTGGTCTCCCGCCTGATCGACGGCACCTTCCCCGACTACGAGCGGGTGATCCCGCAGGCCAACGACAAGGTGGCCCTGGTCGATGCCAAGGCCTTCGCGGTTGCGATCGACCGGGTCGCGACCGTGGCCACCGACAAGGTCCGGGCGGTCAAGCTCGGGTTCGGCGACGGCAGGGTGGTGGCGTCGGCGGTCAGTGCCGAGGCCGGCCGCGCCCAGGACGAGGTCGACTGCGAACTGTCCGGCGGCGAGATCGAGATCGGCTTCAACGCCCGCTACGTCATGGACATCACCCAGCAGGTCCAAGGCGACACGATCCGCCTGGAGATGGCCAGCGCGGCCTCCCCAACCCTGATTCGTGATCCCGAGGACGTCGCCACCATCTACGTGCTGATGCCGATGCGGGTATGA
- a CDS encoding calcium-binding protein, translated as MALINGSLGDDLDPALAGTNQADEIHGLTGDDRISGRGGNDFLLGEEGDDIINGDTGDDIVYGGLGNDTLYGAGGADLLDGGDGRDNLYGYTGDDFLRGGTGDDRLFGQDGNDIMLGNEGNDRFLPGAGDDIVYGGDGNDDIRGDREDPGYDIIASQGGKDKLYGGNGDDLIFAEWDDDYVDGGEGNDELWGGFTGNDIITGGAGDDVVNGGSYDDILFGANGDDIINGDGDPNRPDGDDGLYGGLGNDQLFAGGGNDILDGKAGDDLLEGGTGNDKLTGGTGNDLLDGGRGDDEINGQFGNDTMTGGDGADLFVVLRAEGDQDIITDFEVGSDKISLRGYQNTVDNALANAQTVDGNTILNLGMNHTVTLTGVTGVDATWFG; from the coding sequence ATGGCGCTCATCAACGGCTCCCTTGGCGACGACCTGGATCCGGCTCTGGCCGGCACCAACCAGGCAGACGAGATCCATGGCCTGACCGGTGACGACCGCATCAGCGGCAGGGGCGGCAACGACTTCCTCCTGGGCGAGGAAGGCGACGACATCATCAACGGCGATACCGGCGACGACATCGTCTACGGCGGCCTCGGCAACGACACGCTGTATGGTGCTGGTGGCGCCGATCTGCTCGACGGGGGTGACGGCCGCGACAATCTGTACGGCTATACCGGCGACGACTTCCTGCGCGGCGGCACCGGCGACGACCGGCTGTTCGGCCAGGACGGCAACGACATCATGCTGGGCAACGAGGGCAACGACCGCTTCCTGCCGGGCGCCGGCGACGACATCGTCTATGGCGGCGACGGCAACGACGACATCCGCGGCGACCGCGAGGATCCGGGCTATGACATCATCGCCTCGCAGGGGGGCAAGGACAAGCTCTACGGCGGCAATGGCGACGACCTGATCTTTGCCGAGTGGGATGACGATTATGTCGACGGCGGCGAGGGCAATGACGAGCTCTGGGGCGGGTTCACCGGCAACGACATCATCACCGGCGGTGCCGGCGACGATGTGGTGAACGGCGGTTCCTACGACGACATCCTGTTCGGCGCGAACGGCGACGACATCATCAACGGCGACGGCGATCCCAACCGGCCGGACGGCGACGACGGCCTCTATGGCGGCCTGGGCAACGATCAGCTGTTCGCCGGCGGCGGCAACGACATCCTGGATGGCAAGGCCGGCGACGACCTGCTGGAAGGCGGCACCGGCAACGACAAGCTCACCGGCGGGACCGGCAACGACCTGCTGGATGGCGGCCGCGGCGATGACGAGATCAACGGCCAGTTCGGCAACGATACCATGACCGGCGGTGACGGCGCCGACCTCTTCGTGGTCCTCCGTGCCGAGGGCGACCAGGACATCATCACCGATTTTGAGGTCGGCTCGGACAAGATCTCCCTGCGCGGCTACCAGAACACCGTCGACAACGCGCTGGCCAATGCGCAGACCGTCGACGGCAACACCATTTTGAACCTCGGCATGAACCACACCGTGACGCTCACCGGCGTCACCGGCGTGGATGCGACCTGGTTCGGCTGA
- a CDS encoding calcium-binding protein produces MALINGTQGDDNLVGTPENDEIHGLGGNDGIAAGAGNDFVFGEDGNDQLNGEGGNDVIFGGIGNDTAFGAAGNDVLEGQAGDDDLYGNNGDDTIRGGDGRDRMFGQDGNDVIIGGLGDDRFYGGNGSDIMAGGDGNDIAHGDRVIANVTPTVGAADRIFTGNGNDEIYGEFGDDNIDGGNGDDLIYGGSVEIVENTGNDVGTGGDGNDTIFAGDGDDRFFGAVGDDILNGEAGNDGLFGGLGNDTVDGGEGNDELDGKQGDDTLLGGLGDDRMTGGDGNDILDGGDGIDTLIGQGGNDTMTGGAGADSFVVLRAEGEADTITDFEVGSDLIALRGAGNTVENAIANATVVEGSTVLNLGLNHTVTLTGVTGVDTSWFG; encoded by the coding sequence ATGGCCCTTATCAACGGCACGCAGGGCGACGACAACCTGGTCGGCACGCCTGAGAACGACGAGATCCATGGCCTGGGCGGCAACGACGGCATTGCCGCCGGGGCCGGCAATGACTTCGTCTTCGGCGAGGACGGCAACGACCAGCTCAATGGCGAGGGCGGCAACGACGTCATCTTCGGCGGTATCGGCAACGATACGGCCTTCGGCGCGGCGGGCAACGACGTGCTGGAGGGCCAGGCCGGCGATGATGACCTGTACGGCAACAACGGCGACGACACGATCCGCGGCGGCGACGGCCGCGACCGCATGTTCGGCCAGGACGGCAACGATGTGATCATCGGCGGCCTTGGCGACGACCGCTTCTATGGCGGCAATGGCAGCGACATCATGGCGGGCGGCGACGGCAACGACATTGCCCATGGCGACCGGGTCATCGCCAACGTCACGCCCACCGTGGGTGCCGCCGACCGGATCTTCACCGGCAATGGCAACGACGAGATCTATGGCGAGTTCGGCGACGACAACATCGACGGCGGCAATGGTGACGACCTGATCTATGGCGGCAGCGTCGAGATCGTGGAGAACACCGGCAACGATGTCGGCACCGGCGGCGACGGCAACGACACGATCTTTGCCGGCGACGGCGACGACCGCTTCTTCGGTGCGGTCGGCGACGACATCCTCAACGGCGAGGCCGGCAATGACGGCCTGTTCGGCGGGCTCGGCAACGACACCGTCGATGGCGGCGAAGGCAACGACGAGCTGGACGGCAAGCAGGGCGACGACACCCTGCTGGGCGGGCTCGGCGACGACCGGATGACCGGCGGCGACGGCAACGACATCCTGGACGGCGGCGACGGCATCGACACGCTGATCGGCCAGGGCGGCAACGACACCATGACCGGTGGCGCTGGCGCCGACAGCTTCGTGGTGCTGCGCGCCGAGGGCGAGGCCGACACCATCACCGACTTCGAGGTGGGATCCGACCTGATCGCGCTGCGCGGGGCCGGCAACACCGTGGAGAACGCCATCGCCAACGCGACCGTGGTCGAGGGCAGCACCGTGCTCAATCTCGGCCTCAACCACACCGTGACGCTCACCGGCGTCACCGGCGTGGACACGAGCTGGTTCGGCTGA
- the recF gene encoding DNA replication/repair protein RecF (All proteins in this family for which functions are known are DNA-binding proteins that assist the filamentation of RecA onto DNA for the initiation of recombination or recombinational repair.) yields the protein MDRPPQPLPCAVRRLHLTDFRNLAEARLTLPDGPIVLFGDNGVGKTNLMEAVSMLAPGRGLRRARAVEQARHGGAGGWAIQAELDGPDGIHRIATGLEVGHERRRFRLDSQDVAARDELPAIVGVIWLTPAEDRLFVESPSERRRFLDRLIGADDPAYAGLTNRYERRLRERSMVLRGGRPDPVWLATLEAGLAADAVAIAAVRAERVRSLDEVVAQSQGAFPTVRLQLAGDLETLLEDRPALDVEEEVAARLARSRDADREAGGASIGPHRSDLVAIDAETTTPAARCSTGRQKALLVSIVLGEIARKRRVGTLIPILLLDEATAHLDSVRRAALFERITEAPGQTWLSGTDHAPFAPLRDKAAFFHLQQGDLADHV from the coding sequence GTGGACCGTCCTCCGCAGCCCCTGCCCTGCGCGGTGCGCCGCCTTCACCTGACCGACTTCCGCAATCTCGCCGAAGCCCGCCTGACCCTTCCGGACGGACCCATCGTGCTGTTCGGCGACAATGGCGTCGGCAAGACCAACCTGATGGAGGCTGTCTCGATGCTGGCGCCGGGTCGCGGCCTGCGCCGGGCGCGCGCGGTCGAGCAGGCCCGCCACGGCGGTGCGGGGGGCTGGGCGATCCAGGCGGAGCTGGACGGGCCGGATGGGATTCACCGGATCGCGACCGGGCTGGAGGTGGGGCATGAGCGTCGCCGGTTCCGGCTGGACAGCCAGGACGTTGCGGCGCGCGACGAACTGCCGGCGATCGTGGGCGTGATCTGGCTGACCCCCGCCGAGGACCGGCTGTTCGTGGAATCGCCCTCCGAGCGCCGCCGTTTCCTGGACCGGCTGATCGGTGCCGACGATCCGGCCTATGCCGGCCTGACGAACCGCTACGAGCGGCGGCTGCGCGAGCGCTCCATGGTGCTGCGTGGCGGGCGCCCGGACCCGGTCTGGCTCGCCACGCTGGAAGCCGGCCTGGCCGCCGACGCGGTGGCGATCGCCGCCGTGCGGGCGGAGCGGGTGCGGAGCCTGGATGAGGTGGTGGCGCAGAGCCAGGGGGCGTTTCCGACTGTGCGGCTGCAGCTGGCGGGCGATCTCGAGACGCTGCTGGAGGACCGCCCGGCCCTGGACGTCGAGGAGGAAGTGGCGGCCAGGCTCGCCCGCAGCCGCGACGCCGATCGGGAAGCCGGCGGCGCCTCGATCGGGCCGCACCGCAGCGATCTGGTCGCGATCGATGCGGAGACCACCACACCGGCGGCGCGCTGCTCGACCGGGCGGCAGAAGGCGCTGCTCGTTTCCATCGTCCTGGGCGAGATCGCGCGCAAGCGCCGGGTCGGCACGCTGATCCCGATCCTCCTGCTCGATGAGGCCACCGCTCACCTGGACAGCGTCCGCCGCGCCGCCCTGTTCGAACGCATCACCGAAGCGCCCGGCCAGACCTGGCTTTCCGGCACCGACCACGCGCCGTTCGCGCCTCTGCGCGACAAGGCGGCCTTCTTCCACCTGCAGCAGGGCGACCTCGCCGATCATGTCTGA